CTTGAGATCCATGTCTGCCATGATCCTCTGCTAGGGCGACCCCGGAGGCGCTCACCTCGGACGGGAAGCGTGCGCCGTGTGCCATGTTCGCTACCGCCACCCATATCCCGGCTAACAGATCCCAACCCGTCGTGTGCCCGATCCGAACGACATCTGAGGCCGTGTGGCGAACGACCTCCGTCGGGCAGCCGGCCAGAAGGGCACTGAGGAATCGATGTTCCGGCTCCGAAGCCTGTCCGGCCGTATGGTCGCTGAGAAGGGTGAAGCTGATGATATTGGTGCTTTGCCGCGCCCTTCCGAGGAAGGGCCGAAAGTCCGACGGCGAGCATGCGGGAAACGGCGCATAGAGCGCCTGAAGGTTCACAATGGCGAACAGCATCCCGCCGACGAAGTCGTCGCCGGAAGGGGTCAGCCCCTCGCCCAGCCCAACCAGGTCGTCGGCGGCGTCGAGGATCTCGCCCAGGTCGCGGGCAGTGCAGGCTTCGGCCATCCTTCGGGCGGCGGGCAATCCGGTCAGGAGAGCCTGAAATGTCGCAGGGTCCTTGTCTGTGGGATGCCCTCCCACCGGCTGCGGGAGAGAGAGCAGGGCTCCGAAACCTCTTGGCTCTCCCAGCCCGGCGTATGCCGGGCGGCCGGTCTGCAGAAGATGACCGATGTCCTCGAGGCTCTGGCCCGCCTGGCGGCGCGGCGCCTCCGGGCTCCAAAGGACGGCACGGCCCCATTCGACGGTGATTGTCTCCCCGTCGATCGCCAGGCGATCCCCCGCGACAACATAGGCCGACCCGGCCGCCGGCCGCGGCAGTCCGCCGCTGAGGCATAGACCTCGCCCGTGCATCGGCGCCGACTCGGAATTCAGCCAGATCAACTCCCCACTGTCGCTTCGTAGATAGACCGCCCCTCTGACGACGGCCAGCACTCGACCGCTGGATGAATCAACGAGCACGCGCTGCGCCGTTGCGCCGATGCAGGTGGCAGATTGGCACTGCGTGCCCGAGAGAGGATCCATGACGATGGTCGGGTCATCGGCGGGAGAGTCCCCCCGCCGATGACCCTTCGCTCCAATTCCTTCTACTTTGGGCTTCCGGTCACGCCCTCGACAAACCAGTCCACCGAGCTCATCATGTCGGCGGTCAGCTCCTCGCCTTCCGCCACCTTCACGTTGCCGTCCTGGTCGACGATCGGCCCGGCGAAGACGACCAGTTCGCCGGCCTCGATGGCGGCCTGGGTGTCGGCGACCTTATCCTGCACCACCTGCGGGACCTTGGGGCCGTAGGGCGCAATCGCCATGCAGCCGTCGGGGATGCCGCAGCGCAGGAAGATCGGCTCCCAGGTGCCGTCGATGACGGTCGACGCCAGCCAGGTAAGCGTGCCACCCAGCGTGTAGCCTGTGCCCGAGATCCAGTTCTCGGGAGCGAACTGCTGAGCCGCCAGCGACTGGAAGCCGATGGAGTAGGCACCGCGCGATTCCGCCGTGGAGAGGACGGTAGCCGGCGAGTCGACGTGCATCGTGATCACGTCGGCTCCTTGATTGATCAGCGAGTTGGTGGCATCGGCTTCCTTGGCCGCGTCGCCCCAGGCGAAAGTGTAGGCAACCGTCGTTTCGGCATTGGGATTGACCGACTGGGCGCCCAACTCGAAGGCGTTGATGAAGGTCGACGTCCACCCGAGCGGGAAGGCTGCCACGAAGCCCAGCTTGTCAGACTCGGTCATCAGGCCGGCGGCCTGGCCCATCAAGTACCAGGCATCCGGAGGTTCGCCGAAGAAGTTGGCGAAATTGGCCCCCATCTCCCATCCGCCCGCATGCTCGAAGATCACATCCGGGTACTTCTTCGAGAGCTCAAGCGCCGGATATTGGTGATTGAAGGCGGTGGCGATGATCATCTTGGCGCCCTGCTGGATCATGTTCTCCATCGTGGAGGTCGCCCCGGCCTCCTCGGGCACGTTCTCGGCCTCAATGATCTCGACGCAGGCGATGTTCTCCTTGATGGCCATCACGGCCTCGTGCATGGCCTGGTTGTAGCCGGCGTCGGTGATCGACCCACCGTGCAGGGCGCCGATGACCAGGCACGGACCTTCTTCCGTGGGCTGGGCGGCGACCTCGGCGGTGGGTTCGGCCGGCGCCGCAGTAGGCTCGACGGGGGCGGCCGTGGGGGTGGCGGCCTGGCCACAGGCCGTCAGCACGAGCATGGCGGTAACGAGCACGATCAGGGTGGTACGTAGGGTGTTGGGTTTCATCTTTTCCTCTCCATCAATTCTGGTTCGATGACATGAGGCGGCCTCGGGTTGGCAAGGTGCGGGCTCCGTCGGGGTTCTGCCTGGCGGTCTCTCCTTCTTATTCCGTGCCTTGATACACACGCCCGAGGCTGGCCGGGGCCGCCTGCCTGCGGCTGCCTCCCCAGGCGATCAGCACCAGGAGGGTCAACAGGTATGGGAGGGTATTCAGTAGGAAAGGCGAAACCTGTATCCCGCTGGCCTGCAGCAGGAGTTGAAAAGCAACCGCGCCACTGAAGAGCAGGGCGCCGACGATCGCCCGCAGCGGATGCCACTTCGAAAAGATGACCAGGGCGATGGCGATGAAGCCGCGCCCTCCGGTCATATACTCGGTCCAGTTCATGGTGTAGGCGATCGACAGGTGGGCGGCGCCGAGGCCTGCCAGAGCCCCGGCCGCCAGCAAGGCGTGGTAGCGGATCCTCTGCGGACTTCTGCCGGAGGCGTAGGCTGTATCCGGGTTCTCGCCGACCGCCCGCAGTCCGAGCCCCCAGCGGGTGCGGAACAGCAGCCACCAAACCAAGCCCGCGGCAGGGAGGGCGAGGTAGATGAGCGGATCGAAGCGCAGCAGCGAGGCGTACACCACCGGCAGGCCGGCGAGGCCCGGCAGGGAGAGGCGCGGCAGGCCGACGATCTTGGCGCCGACGTAAGCCCGGCCGATCCAGGCACTCAGGCCGAAGCCGAAGAACATCAGCGCCAGTCCGCTGGCGAGCTGGTTGGCCCGTCGGGTCACGACCAGATACCCTAGGATCATATTCATCAGCCCGCCGGCCAGCATGGCCGCCAGCACGCCAAGGTAGGGGCTTCCCGTGACATAGGTCGCGGCGAAGCCGGAGGCGGCACCGACCAGCAGCACGCCCTCCAGGCCCAGATTGACGATGCCGGAGCGTTCGCCGACGATCTCGCCCAGGGTGGCGTACAGCAGCGAGGCGCCCGAGAAGATGGCGCTCGACAGCACACCCAACAGGGCCAGGGGAGTCATGCCGTCTTCCTCCGGCGCTGAATCTCGGGGCGGGCGAGGACGACGAACAGCGTGATCGCCAGCAGGATGTGGATGACCGAGTACGGCACATCGCGTGTCAGTTGGAGCAAGTTCCCGCCGGTCAGGATGATGGCAACCACGAACGAGGTCAGCACGATACCGAGCGGCGAGCCCCCCGCCAGCCAGCTGATCAGGAAGCCCATGAAGCCGATCCCGCGCGAAAAACCGGCCAGCAGCACGCCGTAGTAGCCGGAGACCTGGGCCATTCCGGCCAGGCCGGCGATGGCGCCGGCGAGGCACATCACGACCACGATGTAGCGCTTCACTCGAATCCCGTTCCGCCGCGCCGCCTGTGGATTCCCTCCGATGGCCCGGATCTCCAGACCCCAGCGGGTGTACTTCATGATGAACCAGAACAGCGCCAGCAGGCCGATGCCGATCGCCAGGCTCAGGTCCACTCGCGTGCCGGGCAGCGTCGGCAGGCGGGCAGCCGGGACGAACACGGCCGTCTTGTTGGTGTCCATCGGCGAATGCCAGAAGCCGAAGATGAAGAAGGCGACAAGTGTCGGCGCCACAGCGTTCAGCAGCAAGGTGGTGATCGTCTCATTGACGATGCCCTGGGCTCGCAGGTAGCCGGGGAGAAATGCCCACAGGCCGCCGCCGATCATCCCCAGCGCCAGCATCAGCGGCAGCAGCGCCCAGCCCGGCAGGTGATCGAAGCGCAGCGCCCCCCAGGTCGCCAGCAGCGCGCCCATGTAGAGCTGCCCCTCGCCACCCACATTGATCAGGCCCATGCGCGAGGGCAGGGCTACGGCCAGCGCCGTCAGGAGCAGCGGCATCATCGCCACGGCGACCTCGGAAAGCCCATAGGCGCTGCCCAACGTCGAGGTGAGGATGTCCCGATAGGCATGGATCGGGTTCTTGCCGGCGAGCAGCAAGATCAGACCAAACAAGAGGAAGGTGGTGGCGGCCATCCCGCCGTAGCGGATGGAGGCCTTGCCGATCCCGCCGAGCCGAGGTGGCCGGCCTTCAGACCCGCGTTCCATGGTCCCCCTGAGCTCCCGTCATCAGCCGGCCCACCGTGTAGATATCCGTCTCCTCGGGCTTGAAGCGGCCCACGATTCGCCCGCCATACATGACCACCAGTCGATCGCTGAGGCGGAATAGTTCTTCCAGGTCTTCTGAGATGAGCAGCACGCCAGCGCCTCGCTGGCGTGCCTGGATCATGGCCTGACGGGCGGCGATCGTGCTCTGCACGTCCAGGCCGCGGGTGAGATACGAGGCCACAACCAACCGCGGATCCGCCGACAGCTCGCGGGTGATGACCATTCGCTGCTGATTTCCCCCGGACAGGGATCGGGCCAGCGCAAACAGGGGGAAGGAGAAGCCAAGGGCGTGCATGGCGCGCTCGATGTCGGCTCGCACCGCCTGCCAGTCCAGCGCCAGTCCGCCGCGGCGGGCGTACCGACCGAGCCTGGTCAGGGCCATATTCTCGAGGACCGTG
This genomic window from Anaerolineales bacterium contains:
- a CDS encoding BMP family ABC transporter substrate-binding protein, producing the protein MKPNTLRTTLIVLVTAMLVLTACGQAATPTAAPVEPTAAPAEPTAEVAAQPTEEGPCLVIGALHGGSITDAGYNQAMHEAVMAIKENIACVEIIEAENVPEEAGATSTMENMIQQGAKMIIATAFNHQYPALELSKKYPDVIFEHAGGWEMGANFANFFGEPPDAWYLMGQAAGLMTESDKLGFVAAFPLGWTSTFINAFELGAQSVNPNAETTVAYTFAWGDAAKEADATNSLINQGADVITMHVDSPATVLSTAESRGAYSIGFQSLAAQQFAPENWISGTGYTLGGTLTWLASTVIDGTWEPIFLRCGIPDGCMAIAPYGPKVPQVVQDKVADTQAAIEAGELVVFAGPIVDQDGNVKVAEGEELTADMMSSVDWFVEGVTGSPK
- a CDS encoding ABC transporter permease, which translates into the protein MERGSEGRPPRLGGIGKASIRYGGMAATTFLLFGLILLLAGKNPIHAYRDILTSTLGSAYGLSEVAVAMMPLLLTALAVALPSRMGLINVGGEGQLYMGALLATWGALRFDHLPGWALLPLMLALGMIGGGLWAFLPGYLRAQGIVNETITTLLLNAVAPTLVAFFIFGFWHSPMDTNKTAVFVPAARLPTLPGTRVDLSLAIGIGLLALFWFIMKYTRWGLEIRAIGGNPQAARRNGIRVKRYIVVVMCLAGAIAGLAGMAQVSGYYGVLLAGFSRGIGFMGFLISWLAGGSPLGIVLTSFVVAIILTGGNLLQLTRDVPYSVIHILLAITLFVVLARPEIQRRRKTA
- a CDS encoding DUF2877 domain-containing protein, with product MDPLSGTQCQSATCIGATAQRVLVDSSSGRVLAVVRGAVYLRSDSGELIWLNSESAPMHGRGLCLSGGLPRPAAGSAYVVAGDRLAIDGETITVEWGRAVLWSPEAPRRQAGQSLEDIGHLLQTGRPAYAGLGEPRGFGALLSLPQPVGGHPTDKDPATFQALLTGLPAARRMAEACTARDLGEILDAADDLVGLGEGLTPSGDDFVGGMLFAIVNLQALYAPFPACSPSDFRPFLGRARQSTNIISFTLLSDHTAGQASEPEHRFLSALLAGCPTEVVRHTASDVVRIGHTTGWDLLAGIWVAVANMAHGARFPSEVSASGVALAEDHGRHGSQ
- a CDS encoding ABC transporter permease, encoding MTPLALLGVLSSAIFSGASLLYATLGEIVGERSGIVNLGLEGVLLVGAASGFAATYVTGSPYLGVLAAMLAGGLMNMILGYLVVTRRANQLASGLALMFFGFGLSAWIGRAYVGAKIVGLPRLSLPGLAGLPVVYASLLRFDPLIYLALPAAGLVWWLLFRTRWGLGLRAVGENPDTAYASGRSPQRIRYHALLAAGALAGLGAAHLSIAYTMNWTEYMTGGRGFIAIALVIFSKWHPLRAIVGALLFSGAVAFQLLLQASGIQVSPFLLNTLPYLLTLLVLIAWGGSRRQAAPASLGRVYQGTE